One genomic window of Alphaproteobacteria bacterium includes the following:
- a CDS encoding ABC transporter transmembrane domain-containing protein, with protein MREKSDYDQALEADRPAKNASPYDSLKHLKILKSYIAPYKLQVFLASVSLVLAAAMILGIGVGLKHLIDQGFVTQNSDRLLMILLGLFGCVVLLSLSSFGRTYYVSWLGERIVANLRLDVFRHMLQLEVSFFEQVRVGELISRLTTDTSLIQILIGTSAAVAVRNILILAGGLSMMILISPLLTLYCLAVIPLVLIPISLLGRRVRVGSKIAQSSLAGMSGYIDEFRGYIFIGSSSKFDTILANMHRYDSGIYGHCPCLLDWGAWGDTRGYDGRKLVRVYILCHSCSRISRIIQ; from the coding sequence ATGAGAGAAAAAAGTGATTACGATCAAGCTTTGGAGGCAGATCGTCCCGCAAAGAATGCAAGCCCCTACGATAGCTTAAAGCATCTAAAGATTTTAAAGAGCTATATCGCCCCCTATAAATTGCAAGTATTCCTGGCGTCAGTTTCTCTTGTGCTGGCGGCTGCCATGATTTTGGGTATTGGTGTTGGCCTTAAACACTTGATTGATCAGGGATTTGTCACGCAAAACTCTGACCGGCTTTTGATGATCCTTTTGGGTCTTTTTGGGTGTGTTGTTCTGCTGTCTTTGTCCAGTTTCGGGCGCACGTATTATGTATCATGGCTTGGTGAGCGAATCGTTGCTAATCTTCGGCTTGATGTGTTTCGTCATATGTTGCAGCTGGAGGTCAGCTTTTTTGAGCAAGTTCGCGTTGGGGAATTGATTTCACGACTTACAACAGATACCAGCTTGATTCAGATCCTGATCGGAACATCGGCGGCTGTGGCTGTCCGAAATATCCTGATTTTGGCAGGGGGGCTTTCGATGATGATTTTGATTTCACCGTTGTTAACGTTGTATTGTCTGGCAGTGATCCCCCTTGTTTTGATTCCAATTAGCCTGTTGGGGCGGCGGGTTCGTGTGGGATCCAAAATTGCGCAAAGTTCTCTTGCGGGGATGAGCGGGTATATTGATGAATTCAGAGGATACATTTTCATCGGCAGTTCATCGAAATTTGACACGATCTTGGCTAACATGCATCGTTATGATTCTGGTATTTACGGCCATTGTCCTTGTCTTTTGGATTGGGGTGCATGGGGTGACACAAGGGGATATGACGGCCGGAAGCTTGTCCGCGTTTATATTTTATGCCACAGCTGCAGCCGGATCAGCCGGATCATTCAGTGA
- a CDS encoding ATP-binding cassette domain-containing protein gives MTAGSLSAFIFYATAAAGSAGSFSEIVGDLQRAAGAADRLIEILSIAPTLNSANPRSLPKPAKGILAVHGISFAYPNHPERPILKKLTLSVSPGENVAIVGPSGAGKSTLFALLLRFYDPQSGSIYVDGIDIKDVPLQELRQRIGVVKQETALFSTTIYQNILYGRPDANEEDVWEAAERVRLNDFLTTLPHGIHTEIGTRGVRLSGGQKQRIAIARAILRNPKILLLDEATSALDAESEQAVQRGLSHLMASRTTLVIAHRLATVLRADRIVVMDQGAIRAIGTHAELIDQDSLYRQLALLQFSDGLMLGEQNSLRNY, from the coding sequence ATGACGGCCGGAAGCTTGTCCGCGTTTATATTTTATGCCACAGCTGCAGCCGGATCAGCCGGATCATTCAGTGAGATTGTTGGCGATTTGCAGCGGGCAGCCGGGGCCGCAGATCGTTTGATTGAAATTCTGTCAATAGCGCCAACGCTGAACAGTGCCAACCCACGTTCGTTGCCAAAGCCCGCAAAGGGAATCTTGGCAGTTCATGGAATATCCTTTGCTTACCCTAACCATCCAGAACGTCCTATTTTAAAGAAATTAACCCTGTCCGTTTCCCCGGGTGAAAATGTGGCCATTGTTGGGCCATCAGGGGCCGGGAAAAGTACGCTTTTTGCCCTGTTGTTGCGGTTTTATGATCCGCAATCGGGTTCTATTTATGTTGATGGGATCGATATCAAGGATGTTCCGTTGCAGGAATTGCGCCAAAGAATTGGTGTCGTTAAACAGGAAACCGCTTTATTTTCCACAACCATTTATCAAAATATCTTGTATGGTCGCCCTGATGCCAACGAGGAAGACGTTTGGGAGGCTGCTGAACGGGTAAGGTTGAATGATTTTTTGACAACACTGCCCCACGGCATTCACACAGAAATTGGAACGCGGGGGGTTCGGTTGTCTGGTGGGCAAAAGCAGCGCATTGCCATAGCGCGGGCCATTTTACGGAATCCAAAGATTTTATTGCTGGACGAGGCAACAAGTGCCCTTGATGCTGAAAGCGAACAAGCGGTTCAAAGGGGGTTGAGTCATTTGATGGCATCAAGGACAACCCTGGTGATTGCGCATCGATTGGCAACGGTCCTGAGGGCGGATCGAATTGTCGTGATGGATCAAGGGGCGATCAGGGCCATTGGGACGCATGCGGAGCTTATTGACCAAGACAGTTTGTATCGCCAGCTTGCTTTGCTGCAATTTTCCGATGGGTTGATGCTGGGTGAACAAAATTCTCTTCGGAATTATTAA
- a CDS encoding DUF1467 family protein, producing MAIISAIVTGIFLYLMIWLVVFLTVLPLWIKVEDEHPIGFATSAPSNPHIKRKLVLATYSSFVIWCVALALITILTPS from the coding sequence ATGGCGATTATTTCGGCGATTGTGACAGGGATTTTTCTTTATCTGATGATCTGGCTGGTCGTTTTCCTGACGGTGTTGCCGTTGTGGATCAAGGTGGAGGATGAGCATCCCATTGGTTTTGCAACAAGCGCGCCATCGAATCCGCACATCAAAAGAAAGCTTGTTTTGGCAACGTATAGTTCATTTGTCATTTGGTGTGTAGCTTTGGCTTTGATTACCATTTTAACCCCATCTTAA
- a CDS encoding condensation domain-containing protein yields MTVNPDEFMADEFKARHGYLPLSIQEEGYLAFCQKHHMKNPWTIWGEIRFRADPDHVVLFEQAINLVVQAHDILRTSFRYDGERWERAIADSMVYSLPCHDIKDLEDAEKAEILENFSKLNRLAAFPVYVAPLFRLNLIRVTGDEFVLFSTIEHLISDGLSSGFLLDQIFFIYQSLIDGETNNAPAKPYLTSVRRKNPQKPCLFQENPGLLCRSAPRNDVFAMRAKPEEAIQIRVFWGFLRRTQLNE; encoded by the coding sequence ATGACTGTTAATCCTGACGAATTTATGGCCGATGAATTTAAAGCCAGGCACGGATATTTACCCCTGTCGATTCAGGAGGAAGGATATCTGGCATTCTGTCAAAAACACCACATGAAAAATCCCTGGACCATTTGGGGAGAAATTCGATTTCGGGCGGATCCGGATCATGTTGTTTTGTTTGAGCAGGCGATCAATTTGGTTGTTCAGGCCCATGATATTTTGCGGACCAGTTTTCGGTATGATGGAGAACGGTGGGAGCGGGCTATTGCTGATAGCATGGTGTATTCATTGCCGTGTCATGATATTAAAGATCTGGAGGATGCGGAGAAGGCAGAGATTTTGGAGAATTTTTCCAAACTCAATCGACTGGCGGCGTTTCCAGTTTATGTGGCACCATTGTTTAGGTTGAATTTGATTCGGGTTACGGGTGATGAGTTTGTTCTTTTCAGCACTATCGAGCATTTGATATCTGACGGACTGTCATCTGGATTTTTGCTGGACCAGATATTTTTCATCTATCAATCGTTAATCGATGGGGAAACAAACAATGCCCCCGCTAAGCCCTATCTAACCTCAGTTCGACGTAAGAATCCCCAAAAACCTTGTCTTTTCCAGGAAAATCCTGGGTTGCTTTGTCGCTCCGCTCCTCGCAATGACGTCTTTGCGATGAGGGCGAAG